The following are encoded together in the Dyella terrae genome:
- a CDS encoding CopD family protein, which yields MMTYLWVKSFHVVFVIAWMATVFYLPRILVNIAEVGDEPAVKARLILMGRRLYRFGHNMFGIAFLFGLALWEGWRVFPQALPNVVASLHWIDAKLTLVVLMLIYFGWTGRLLKRSEKGGLLPSSKTLRIMNELPVLVLLGIVFLVIAKPF from the coding sequence GTGATGACGTATCTCTGGGTCAAGAGCTTCCACGTGGTGTTCGTCATCGCATGGATGGCTACCGTCTTTTACCTGCCGCGTATTCTCGTGAATATCGCCGAGGTGGGCGACGAGCCGGCGGTCAAGGCACGCTTGATCCTGATGGGGCGTCGCCTGTATCGATTCGGGCACAACATGTTCGGTATCGCGTTTCTGTTCGGGCTGGCGCTTTGGGAGGGTTGGCGCGTGTTTCCTCAAGCGTTGCCAAACGTGGTGGCGTCGCTGCACTGGATCGACGCCAAGCTGACGCTCGTGGTGTTGATGCTGATTTATTTCGGCTGGACCGGGCGCTTGCTCAAGCGTAGCGAGAAGGGTGGTTTGCTGCCGTCGTCAAAGACGTTGCGCATCATGAACGAGCTGCCCGTGCTGGTGTTGCTTGGCATCGTGTTCCTGGTGATCGCCAAGCCGTTCTGA